A genomic window from Klebsiella quasipneumoniae subsp. quasipneumoniae includes:
- the metK gene encoding methionine adenosyltransferase, which translates to MAKHLFTSESVSEGHPDKIADQISDAVLDAILEQDPKARVACETYVKTGMVLVGGEITTSAWVDIEEITRNTVREIGYVHSDMGFDANSCAVLSAIGKQSPDINQGVDRADPLEQGAGDQGLMFGYATNETDVLMPAPVTYAHRLVQRQAEVRKNGTLPWLRPDAKSQVTFQYDDGKIVGIDAVVLSTQHAEDIDQKSLQEAVMEEIIKPILPTEWLSASTKFFINPTGRFVIGGPMGDCGLTGRKIIVDTYGGMARHGGGAFSGKDPSKVDRSAAYAARYVAKNIVAAGLADRCEIQVSYAIGVAEPTSIMVETFGTEKVPSEQLTLLVREFFDLRPYGLIQMLDLLHPIYKETAAYGHFGREHFPWEKTDKAALLREAAGLK; encoded by the coding sequence ATGGCAAAACACCTTTTTACGTCTGAGTCCGTATCAGAAGGGCATCCTGACAAAATTGCTGACCAAATCTCTGATGCCGTGCTGGATGCGATCCTCGAGCAGGATCCGAAAGCGCGTGTCGCATGTGAAACCTATGTCAAAACTGGCATGGTGCTGGTAGGCGGCGAAATCACCACCAGCGCATGGGTTGACATCGAAGAGATCACCCGCAACACCGTCCGCGAAATTGGCTACGTGCATTCCGATATGGGCTTTGACGCCAACTCCTGTGCCGTACTGAGCGCCATTGGTAAACAGTCTCCGGACATCAACCAGGGCGTTGACCGTGCCGATCCGCTGGAACAGGGCGCAGGCGACCAGGGGCTGATGTTTGGCTACGCCACCAACGAAACCGACGTGCTGATGCCGGCGCCGGTGACCTACGCTCACCGTCTGGTGCAGCGCCAGGCTGAAGTACGTAAAAACGGCACCCTGCCGTGGCTGCGTCCGGATGCGAAAAGCCAGGTGACCTTCCAGTATGACGACGGCAAAATCGTCGGCATCGACGCGGTGGTGCTGTCCACGCAGCACGCGGAAGATATCGACCAGAAATCGCTGCAGGAAGCGGTGATGGAAGAGATCATCAAACCGATTCTGCCAACCGAATGGCTGAGCGCGTCCACTAAATTCTTCATCAACCCAACCGGCCGTTTCGTTATCGGCGGCCCGATGGGCGACTGCGGTCTGACCGGTCGTAAGATCATCGTCGATACCTACGGCGGCATGGCTCGTCACGGCGGCGGCGCCTTCTCCGGTAAGGATCCGTCTAAAGTTGACCGTTCCGCAGCCTATGCGGCGCGCTATGTGGCGAAAAACATCGTTGCCGCAGGCCTGGCTGACCGTTGCGAAATTCAGGTTTCCTACGCCATCGGCGTTGCAGAGCCGACTTCCATCATGGTGGAAACCTTTGGTACAGAAAAAGTGCCTTCTGAACAGCTGACCCTGCTGGTGCGCGAGTTCTTCGACCTGCGTCCGTACGGCCTGATTCAGATGCTGGATCTGCTGCACCCGATCTACAAAGAAACCGCTGCCTACGGTCACTTTGGTCGCGAACATTTCCCATGGGAAAAAACCGACAAAGCGGCCCTGCTGCGCGAAGCGGCTGGTCTGAAATAA
- a CDS encoding sugar porter family MFS transporter, which produces MPDNKKQGRSNKTMTFFVCFLAALAGLLFGLDIGVIAGALPFIANEFQISAHTQEWVVSSMMFGAAVGAVGSGWLSFKLGRKKSLMIGAILFVAGSLFSAAAPNVEILLVSRVLLGLAVGVASYTAPLYLSEIAPEKIRGSMISMYQLMITIGILGAYLSDTAFSYSGAWRWMLGVIIIPAVLLLIGVIFLPDSPRWFAAKRRFVDAERVLLRLRDTSAEAKRELDEIRESLKVKQSGWSLFKDNSNFRRAVFLGILLQVMQQFTGMNVIMYYAPKIFELAGYANTTEQMWGTVIVGLTNVLATFIAIGLVDRWGRKPTLILGFIVMAAGMGVLGSMMHIGIHSSTAQYIAVLMLLMFIVGFAMSAGPLIWVLCSEIQPLKGRDFGITCSTATNWIANMIVGATFLTMLNSLGSANTFWVYGGLNVLFILLTLWLIPETKNVSLEHIERNLMQGRPLREIGARD; this is translated from the coding sequence ATGCCTGACAACAAAAAACAAGGGCGTTCAAACAAGACCATGACGTTCTTCGTCTGTTTCCTCGCCGCGCTGGCTGGCCTGCTGTTCGGCCTTGATATCGGTGTTATTGCGGGTGCGTTACCCTTTATTGCCAATGAGTTCCAGATTTCCGCTCACACTCAGGAGTGGGTGGTCAGCTCCATGATGTTCGGCGCCGCCGTCGGTGCGGTCGGCAGCGGCTGGCTCTCCTTCAAACTGGGCCGTAAAAAGAGCCTGATGATCGGCGCCATCCTCTTCGTCGCCGGCTCTCTGTTCTCCGCCGCCGCGCCAAACGTCGAGATCCTGCTGGTTTCCCGCGTGCTGCTGGGCCTGGCGGTGGGCGTCGCCTCCTACACCGCGCCGCTGTATCTGTCGGAAATCGCTCCGGAGAAAATTCGCGGCAGTATGATTTCCATGTACCAGCTGATGATCACCATCGGTATTCTTGGCGCCTACCTCTCCGACACCGCTTTCAGCTACAGCGGCGCATGGCGCTGGATGCTCGGCGTAATCATTATTCCGGCGGTATTGCTGCTGATCGGCGTTATCTTCCTGCCGGACAGCCCGCGCTGGTTCGCCGCTAAACGTCGCTTTGTCGATGCCGAGCGCGTGCTGCTGCGCCTGCGCGATACCAGCGCCGAAGCGAAACGCGAACTCGACGAGATCCGCGAAAGCCTGAAGGTAAAACAGTCCGGCTGGTCGCTGTTTAAAGACAACAGCAACTTCCGCCGCGCGGTGTTCCTCGGCATTCTGCTGCAGGTGATGCAGCAGTTCACCGGGATGAACGTCATCATGTACTACGCGCCGAAGATCTTTGAGCTGGCGGGCTATGCCAACACCACCGAGCAGATGTGGGGGACGGTGATCGTCGGCCTGACTAACGTGCTGGCTACCTTTATCGCCATCGGTCTGGTCGACCGCTGGGGCCGTAAACCGACGCTGATCCTTGGCTTTATCGTCATGGCCGCGGGGATGGGCGTGCTGGGCAGCATGATGCACATCGGCATTCACTCCTCAACCGCCCAGTACATCGCCGTCCTGATGCTGCTGATGTTTATCGTCGGTTTCGCCATGAGCGCCGGCCCGCTGATTTGGGTACTGTGTTCCGAAATCCAGCCGCTGAAAGGCCGCGACTTCGGTATCACCTGCTCCACAGCGACCAACTGGATTGCCAACATGATTGTCGGGGCTACCTTCCTGACCATGCTCAATTCGCTGGGCAGCGCCAACACCTTCTGGGTGTACGGCGGTCTGAACGTGCTGTTTATCCTGCTGACGCTGTGGCTGATCCCGGAAACCAAAAACGTCTCGCTGGAACATATCGAACGCAACCTGATGCAGGGTCGTCCGCTGCGCGAGATCGGCGCCCGCGATTAA
- the speA gene encoding biosynthetic arginine decarboxylase: protein MSDDMSMVSPSSAGEHGVLRSMQEVAMSSQEASKMLRTYNIAWWGNNYYDVNELGHISVCPDPDVPEARVDLAELVKAREAQGQRLPALFCFPQILQHRLRSINAAFKRARESYGYNGDYFLVYPIKVNQHRRVIESLIHSGEPLGLEAGSKAELMAVLAHAGMTRSVIVCNGYKDREYIRLALVGEKMGHKVYLVIEKMSEIAIVLEEAERLNVVPRLGVRARLASQGSGKWQSSGGEKSKFGLAATQVLQLVEILRAAGHLDSLQLLHFHLGSQMANIRDIATGVRESARFYVELHKLGVNIQCFDVGGGLGVDYEGTRSQSDCSVNYGLNEYANNIIWAIGDACEENGLPHPTVITESGRAVTAHHTVLVSNIIGVERNEYTEATPPAEDAARPLQSMWETWLEMHETGNRRSLREWLHDSQMDLHDIHIGYSSGTFNLQERAWAEQLYLNMCHEVQKQLDPSNRAHRPIIDELQERMADKIYVNFSLFQSMPDAWGIDQLFPVMPLEGLNKSPERRAVLLDITCDSDGAIDHYVDGDGIATTMPMPEYDPENPPMLGFFMVGAYQEILGNMHNLFGDTEAVDVFVFPDGSVEVELSDEGDTVADMLQYVQLDPNTLLTQFRDQVKNTGLDDALQQQFLEEFEAGLYGYTYLEDE, encoded by the coding sequence ATGTCTGACGACATGTCTATGGTTTCGCCTTCGTCAGCAGGCGAACACGGTGTACTACGTTCCATGCAGGAGGTAGCGATGAGCTCCCAGGAAGCCAGCAAGATGCTGCGTACTTATAATATTGCCTGGTGGGGCAATAACTATTATGACGTCAACGAACTGGGCCACATCAGCGTTTGCCCGGATCCGGACGTCCCGGAAGCGCGCGTTGACCTCGCTGAATTAGTCAAAGCGCGCGAAGCGCAAGGGCAACGCTTGCCGGCGCTGTTCTGCTTCCCGCAGATCCTGCAGCACCGCCTGCGCTCAATCAACGCCGCATTCAAGCGCGCGCGCGAATCCTACGGCTATAACGGCGATTACTTCCTGGTCTACCCGATCAAGGTGAACCAGCATCGCCGCGTCATCGAATCGCTGATCCATTCCGGCGAGCCGCTGGGTCTGGAAGCCGGTTCGAAAGCGGAACTGATGGCCGTGCTGGCGCACGCCGGGATGACCCGCAGCGTCATCGTCTGTAACGGCTATAAAGACCGCGAATACATCCGCCTGGCGCTGGTGGGCGAGAAAATGGGCCACAAGGTCTATCTGGTCATCGAGAAGATGTCGGAGATCGCCATCGTGCTGGAAGAGGCCGAGCGCCTGAACGTGGTGCCGCGCCTTGGCGTGCGCGCGCGTCTGGCCTCGCAGGGGTCCGGTAAATGGCAGTCTTCCGGCGGCGAGAAGTCCAAGTTCGGCCTCGCGGCGACCCAGGTTCTGCAGCTGGTGGAGATCCTGCGTGCCGCAGGACACCTCGACAGCCTGCAGCTGCTGCACTTCCACCTCGGCTCGCAAATGGCTAACATTCGCGATATCGCCACCGGCGTGCGTGAATCGGCGCGTTTCTACGTCGAGTTGCATAAGCTGGGCGTCAATATCCAGTGCTTCGACGTCGGCGGCGGCCTGGGCGTGGATTACGAAGGCACCCGCTCGCAGTCTGACTGCTCGGTGAACTACGGCCTGAACGAATACGCTAACAATATCATCTGGGCCATCGGCGACGCCTGTGAAGAGAACGGCCTGCCGCACCCGACGGTGATCACCGAGTCCGGCCGCGCGGTGACCGCGCACCACACCGTGCTGGTTTCCAACATCATCGGCGTGGAGCGCAACGAATACACCGAGGCGACCCCGCCGGCGGAAGACGCCGCGCGCCCGCTACAGAGCATGTGGGAAACCTGGCTGGAGATGCACGAAACCGGCAATCGCCGCTCGCTGCGCGAATGGCTGCACGACAGCCAGATGGACCTGCACGATATCCATATCGGCTACTCCTCCGGCACTTTCAACCTGCAGGAGCGCGCCTGGGCAGAACAGCTGTATCTGAACATGTGTCATGAAGTGCAGAAGCAACTCGACCCGAGCAACCGCGCCCATCGCCCGATTATTGATGAGCTGCAGGAGCGCATGGCGGATAAAATCTACGTCAACTTCTCGCTGTTCCAGTCGATGCCGGATGCGTGGGGGATCGATCAGCTGTTCCCGGTGATGCCGCTGGAAGGGCTGAACAAGTCGCCGGAGCGCCGCGCGGTGCTGCTGGACATCACCTGCGACTCGGATGGCGCCATCGATCACTACGTGGACGGCGACGGGATCGCCACCACCATGCCGATGCCGGAATATGACCCGGAGAACCCGCCGATGCTGGGCTTCTTTATGGTCGGCGCCTATCAGGAAATCCTTGGCAACATGCACAACCTGTTCGGCGATACCGAGGCGGTAGACGTGTTCGTCTTCCCTGACGGTAGCGTTGAGGTTGAGCTGTCCGACGAGGGCGATACCGTGGCGGATATGCTGCAGTACGTGCAGCTGGATCCCAACACGCTGCTGACCCAGTTCCGCGATCAGGTGAAAAACACCGGCCTCGACGACGCGCTGCAGCAGCAGTTCCTCGAAGAGTTCGAGGCGGGTCTGTACGGGTACACTTATCTGGAAGACGAGTAA
- a CDS encoding SprT family zinc-dependent metalloprotease gives MKTPRIPIAIQQAVMRTLREHLAKANLKLERRYAEPTLVYQQRGTSAGTAWLEKNEIRLNPVLLLENQQEFIDEVVPHELAHLLVWQHFGRVAPHGKEWKWMMESVLGVPARRTHRFELDSVRQNTFPYRCRCQQHQLTVRRHNRVVRGEATYRCVRCGDLLVAEK, from the coding sequence ATGAAAACACCCCGTATTCCCATCGCTATTCAGCAGGCCGTGATGCGCACCCTGCGGGAGCATCTCGCCAAAGCGAACCTCAAGCTGGAACGCCGCTACGCGGAGCCGACGCTGGTCTACCAGCAGCGCGGTACCTCCGCCGGCACCGCCTGGCTGGAGAAAAACGAAATTCGTTTAAACCCGGTGCTGCTGCTGGAGAATCAGCAGGAGTTTATCGATGAAGTGGTGCCCCATGAGCTGGCGCACCTGCTGGTGTGGCAACACTTTGGCCGGGTAGCCCCGCACGGCAAAGAGTGGAAATGGATGATGGAGAGCGTCCTGGGCGTTCCCGCGCGTCGCACCCACCGTTTTGAACTTGATTCGGTCCGCCAGAATACCTTCCCCTACCGCTGCCGCTGCCAGCAGCATCAGCTCACCGTTCGTCGCCATAACCGGGTGGTGCGCGGCGAAGCCACTTACCGCTGCGTGCGCTGCGGCGATCTGCTGGTGGCTGAAAAATAA
- the yqgB gene encoding acid stress response protein YqgB: MNKKPVAQSQNQQIVLGFRTVHGLLSHLWTAIVVNCLTLIIKN; this comes from the coding sequence ATGAATAAGAAACCGGTCGCGCAGTCGCAAAACCAGCAGATAGTGCTGGGCTTTAGGACTGTTCATGGGTTGTTATCGCATCTTTGGACTGCGATAGTAGTTAACTGTCTTACACTTATTATTAAAAATTGA
- the endA gene encoding deoxyribonuclease I, with protein MSRMHVLAVAVLCTAVSGPLAAAEITSFSQAKAAGVKVNADVPGDFYCGCKIDWQGKKGVIDLESCGYKVRKNENRASRVEWEHVVPAWQFGHQRQCWQEGGRKNCAKDPEYRKMESDMHNLQPAVGEVNGDRGNFMYSQWNGGEGQYGQCTMKVDFKDKIAEPPARARGAIARTYFYMRDRYQLNLSRQQTQLFTAWNKQYPVTAWECERDERIAKVQGNHNPYVLQACQAQKS; from the coding sequence ATGTCCCGTATGCATGTTTTAGCCGTTGCAGTATTGTGCACGGCAGTGAGTGGCCCGCTTGCGGCCGCCGAAATTACCAGCTTTTCCCAGGCCAAGGCCGCTGGCGTCAAAGTAAACGCCGACGTTCCCGGCGACTTTTACTGCGGCTGTAAAATTGACTGGCAGGGTAAAAAAGGCGTTATCGATCTGGAATCTTGCGGCTATAAAGTGCGTAAAAATGAGAACCGCGCCAGCCGGGTTGAGTGGGAACACGTGGTGCCGGCGTGGCAGTTCGGCCATCAGCGCCAGTGCTGGCAGGAGGGCGGACGTAAAAACTGCGCCAAAGATCCGGAGTACCGCAAGATGGAAAGCGACATGCACAATCTGCAGCCGGCGGTGGGAGAAGTGAATGGCGATCGCGGCAACTTTATGTACAGCCAGTGGAACGGCGGTGAAGGCCAGTACGGCCAGTGCACCATGAAGGTCGATTTTAAAGATAAAATCGCCGAGCCCCCTGCCCGCGCACGCGGCGCCATCGCCCGCACCTACTTCTATATGCGCGACCGCTACCAGCTGAATCTTTCCCGCCAGCAAACTCAGCTGTTTACCGCCTGGAATAAACAGTACCCGGTCACCGCCTGGGAGTGTGAACGCGATGAACGCATCGCGAAAGTACAGGGCAACCATAATCCGTATGTCCTGCAGGCTTGCCAGGCGCAAAAGAGCTAA
- a CDS encoding OprD family outer membrane porin — protein sequence MKKELSFIALGIIAAAPAFASQQSTSQGFIEDSHLDLFLRNAYIKRDYRDGLPDKAEWGQGIIATFESGFTEGPVGFGVDGIAQYAVRLDGGRGRSGAGGIDFFAQDDDGRAKSDLAKFGATGKMRFSNTVLSYGSQRPMLPIVYADDSRLLYESYTGTMLTSREIDGLEINAGYLTDQQRKSDDSHNSGLKSLSFGGASYRFNDQLSGALYASHVEDVLNKQYLGLNYQQPFAANQQLVLDFNGYHSRLDQQYADANDTGRSNSIWSLAASYIWDIHTFKVAYQQSSGSTGYHYGGYQNQGGVGDGGNTIWLANSYWSDFNGEDERSWQASYGLDFAGLGLPGLTWTTAYVRGDNIKTSETSNGKEHEWFNQVQYQVQNGAAKDLKFRLRYSVLRVSSNASDYNVSGNEVRFYVEYPFNVF from the coding sequence GTGAAAAAAGAATTATCATTCATCGCACTTGGCATTATTGCCGCCGCGCCGGCTTTCGCCAGCCAACAATCTACCAGCCAGGGCTTTATTGAAGACAGCCATCTGGATCTCTTTTTACGTAACGCGTATATCAAACGCGATTATCGCGATGGGCTGCCGGATAAAGCCGAATGGGGCCAGGGAATTATCGCCACCTTCGAATCCGGCTTTACCGAGGGACCGGTCGGCTTCGGCGTGGACGGCATCGCCCAGTACGCCGTGCGCCTCGACGGCGGCCGCGGCCGCAGCGGCGCGGGCGGGATCGACTTTTTCGCCCAGGATGACGACGGCCGGGCAAAATCCGACCTCGCGAAATTCGGCGCCACCGGCAAAATGCGCTTTTCGAATACCGTGCTCAGCTACGGCAGTCAGCGCCCGATGTTGCCTATTGTCTACGCCGACGACTCGCGCCTGCTCTACGAGAGCTATACCGGCACCATGCTGACCTCACGCGAAATCGACGGTCTGGAAATTAACGCCGGCTACCTGACCGATCAGCAGCGTAAAAGCGACGACAGCCATAACAGCGGTCTGAAAAGCCTGTCCTTCGGCGGCGCCAGCTACCGGTTCAACGACCAGCTCAGCGGCGCGCTGTACGCGTCGCATGTCGAAGATGTGCTGAACAAACAGTATCTCGGCCTGAACTATCAGCAGCCGTTCGCCGCCAACCAACAGCTGGTTCTCGACTTCAACGGCTATCACTCACGCCTGGATCAGCAATATGCCGATGCCAATGACACCGGACGCAGCAACAGTATCTGGAGCCTGGCCGCCAGCTACATCTGGGATATCCATACCTTTAAGGTCGCTTACCAGCAAAGCAGCGGCAGCACCGGCTACCACTACGGCGGCTACCAGAACCAGGGCGGCGTCGGCGATGGCGGGAACACCATCTGGCTGGCCAACTCCTACTGGTCTGATTTTAACGGGGAAGATGAACGCTCCTGGCAGGCATCGTATGGACTGGATTTTGCCGGGCTGGGGCTACCGGGGCTGACCTGGACCACCGCCTACGTGCGCGGGGATAACATTAAAACGTCAGAGACCAGCAACGGCAAAGAACATGAATGGTTTAACCAGGTTCAATACCAGGTGCAAAACGGGGCGGCGAAAGATTTGAAATTCAGGCTTCGCTATTCGGTACTGCGGGTTTCCAGCAACGCCAGCGACTATAACGTCAGCGGTAATGAAGTGCGGTTCTACGTCGAATATCCATTTAACGTGTTTTAA
- a CDS encoding M48 family metallopeptidase, which yields MKIRSTVLALGIAATLTGCQNMDSNGLLSSGAEAFQAYSLSDAQVKTLSDQACKEMDAKAKIAPASSEYSQRLNKIAAALGDNINGQPVNYKVYETKDVNAFAMANGCIRVYSGLMDLMNDNEVEAVIGHEMGHVALGHVKKGMQVALGTNAVRAAAASAGGIVGSLSQSQLGDLGEKLVNSQFSQRQESEADDYSYDLLRKRGINPSGLATSFEKLAKLEAGRQSSMFDDHPASEARAQHIRDRMKADGIK from the coding sequence ATGAAAATTCGCTCAACCGTACTTGCTCTTGGGATCGCAGCAACGCTCACCGGATGTCAGAACATGGACTCCAACGGTCTGCTCAGCTCAGGGGCCGAAGCCTTCCAGGCATACTCCCTCAGCGACGCACAGGTGAAAACCTTAAGCGACCAGGCCTGTAAAGAGATGGACGCCAAAGCGAAAATCGCCCCGGCCAGCAGTGAATACAGCCAGCGGCTGAACAAAATCGCGGCCGCGCTGGGCGATAACATCAATGGTCAGCCCGTGAACTACAAGGTCTATGAGACCAAGGATGTCAACGCCTTCGCCATGGCTAACGGCTGCATCCGCGTCTACAGCGGGCTGATGGATCTGATGAACGATAATGAAGTCGAGGCGGTGATCGGCCACGAAATGGGCCACGTCGCACTGGGCCATGTGAAGAAAGGCATGCAGGTCGCCCTGGGCACCAACGCCGTGCGCGCGGCGGCGGCCTCCGCCGGCGGCATCGTCGGCAGCTTGTCCCAGTCGCAGCTCGGCGATCTGGGTGAAAAACTGGTGAACTCGCAGTTCTCCCAGCGCCAGGAATCGGAAGCGGACGACTACTCTTACGACCTGCTGCGTAAGCGCGGCATCAATCCGTCGGGACTGGCCACCAGCTTCGAAAAACTGGCCAAGCTGGAAGCCGGCCGTCAGAGCTCGATGTTTGACGATCACCCGGCCTCAGAAGCGCGCGCCCAGCATATTCGCGATCGCATGAAGGCCGACGGGATTAAATAA
- the speB gene encoding agmatinase produces MSTLGHQYDNSLVSNAFGFLRLPMNFMPYDSDADWVITGVPFDMATSGRAGGRHGPAAIRQVSTNLAWEHNRFPWNFDMRERLNVVDCGDLVYAFGDAREMSEKLQAHAEKLLAAGKRMLSFGGDHFVTLPLLRAHAKHFGKMALVHFDAHTDTYANGCEFDHGTMFYTAPNEGLIDPNHSVQIGIRTEFDKDNGFTVLDAGQVNDRSVDDVIAQVKQIVGDMPVYLTFDIDCLDPAFAPGTGTPVIGGLTSDRAIKLVRGLKDLNIVGMDVVEVAPAYDQSEITALAAATLALEMLYIQAAKKGE; encoded by the coding sequence ATGAGCACTTTAGGTCATCAATACGATAACTCCCTGGTATCCAATGCCTTTGGCTTCCTGCGTCTGCCGATGAATTTCATGCCCTACGACAGCGATGCTGACTGGGTGATCACCGGCGTCCCGTTCGATATGGCGACCTCCGGGCGCGCGGGCGGCCGTCATGGCCCGGCGGCGATCCGTCAGGTTTCCACCAATCTCGCCTGGGAGCACAACCGTTTTCCGTGGAACTTCGACATGCGCGAACGCCTGAACGTGGTTGACTGCGGGGATCTGGTGTACGCCTTCGGCGACGCGCGCGAAATGAGCGAGAAGCTGCAGGCCCACGCCGAGAAGCTGCTGGCGGCCGGCAAGCGCATGCTCTCCTTTGGCGGCGACCACTTCGTTACGCTGCCGCTGCTGCGCGCCCACGCCAAGCACTTCGGTAAAATGGCGCTGGTGCACTTCGATGCCCACACCGACACTTACGCCAACGGCTGCGAGTTCGACCACGGCACCATGTTCTACACCGCGCCGAACGAAGGGCTCATCGATCCGAACCACTCCGTACAGATCGGTATTCGCACCGAATTCGATAAAGATAACGGTTTCACCGTGCTTGATGCGGGCCAGGTTAACGACCGCAGCGTCGATGACGTGATTGCCCAGGTGAAGCAGATCGTTGGCGATATGCCGGTGTACCTGACCTTTGATATCGACTGCCTGGATCCGGCGTTTGCGCCAGGAACCGGTACCCCGGTTATCGGTGGGCTCACCTCTGACCGCGCGATCAAGCTGGTGCGCGGTCTGAAGGATCTGAACATCGTCGGGATGGACGTGGTGGAGGTCGCCCCGGCCTACGATCAGTCCGAAATCACCGCCCTGGCGGCGGCGACCCTCGCGCTGGAGATGCTGTACATCCAGGCGGCGAAGAAGGGCGAATAA